The stretch of DNA aaaGAGGGGAAGAGGTATGGGCAGGAACGCAATGAGCATTGAGAGGTCGAAGGGGGAGTGATTGGGGTAGAATTGATAGGAAAGAATGGAGGGAGAGTGAAAAGGAGGAATGAGAGAAGGAGGAGTCAGGGAAGGTGAGCggaaagacaggaaagagtGGAGCAGGTAAGAAAGATGTTAAAGGTGAAATGAGGCATAGCGTTATTAAGGATTACTACGGAGATCTCTATTCACAAGcacattcagttcaattcaactCTGTGCTACTTTACTGGCAGGAGGTTTTGAACCAAAAACATGCTGCCAAGGAAGATACTTGATCCGtgcaaggttaaaaaaaaatgatgaataccTAAAAACTAGAAATATGCAGCACAGGAAGTGAAACAATTACACTTGAGCACACAGGAAAATACTGAATTCTGCATATTTAAGtcaaaaaagttaaagataaaaaactATATGAAAGCTCGTCTTCATGGAAGCAAGTTTTGATAGATATGGAGCCcgaaactgacaaaatatagTACAAGGTTTTGAGGTGAGTACatcttttaaaaagaatattGACAGTAGGGATCCTTGATGAAGCCAAGAGACATGAACGTGAAGATTATGTGATGAAGATGGCAGGTGTCTAgctatatttgtttgtgttagcTTGCTGGCTAGAAAGCTTCATATATATGAGGaaaatttgaaatgtctttCTGCTTGGGGAAAGCAGGGAATagataaatgataaaagattCATGATTAATAGAATTAACTGAATTAAGGTTAAATTTACTTTATTACTGGTGGTAAAACAAtagcacttttgtttttcttttaccaacTAATTGGAGATACAGGGATAAAGGAAAAGTATAAAGCTGCCGTAGTTCTATTACATAAATAAGCCTTACTTCCTTTTGTCAGGTTGGGGGTTCCCTACGTGAGCTCTTCTTCTTGAGGGAAAGgcattttggggtttttatgagaaaattgacctctgtcatttttctttgtctggttttttttggcaaccCATGTAATGGCAATTACATGGAGATAATATTACTATTAACGATCCTGTTATATTCCAAAGCTAGAAGTAAACAATACGTAAAACATCGTGAGAAACATTTGTTacctaaggaaaaaaaagagggagctGAACGATGAAAGAGTGAAAGGGTTTTTTCCAACACTCACTAATTTCCATCTTGACCTCAAACCTGCCAGGCCTCATCAGGGCATCGTCTATCAGGTCAGGTCTGTTGGTCATAcctggagagaaggagaaaaagacagagactgagagagcGACAGGAAGAGGGGGAATCATGGGACAGACCGGCAGACTGGTATTTACTGTGTGAAATTCGTTTTTAGGAATCTGTGCAGCAGAAAATGAGCTTACATGGAGCAAAAAGGTGCAATTGTAgatttcacacatacagtacatgtcacATGTTTTCAATTGTATTATGTtgaaattatttcaaatgtataCCTCAATATATGAATCATACTTAGCCAAAATCAATATTGCACTTTTTGGAGACAAAAGGCATTTGTCACTtccattattaaaaaaaacatctgcaaataaaagtcaataaaagTCTGATCATAATGGGTTCTTTAAAACCGTCAACTGGCCTCAGACAACAACCACTCGTTATGAATGAAATTCACGAGTTGTCCAGACCTTTCTTGCCAGTCATGTACACAGATAGTCTGCCTTTCCACTCTGTGACTGTCAAGTCCTCTGGACCACCTCCCATCTATGTCACAGACTGCTTTGCTTTATCAAACGAGCTTCTTTAAGATCTAACTGTATGTCAGACTATTCACTCTTCGTTTCTTTCACTGAACAGCTCTGCTCTTTGACCAACGTTGTCATTAAAGTGTACGTTTTGTtgataatcagtatttttatggTTTCCATCTTCATAAATACTGACgatggtgacaaattaaaggagaaacGACCATCAAGACAATTAGGGAGGTGTTGGGCCGCCAAGAGCCTGCCGGACAGCTCCAGTGCTCCTTGCTATGTATCACAGCCgtcacttttcatttaaaaaagtcaaacttttgTGGGGAGAATGTGGGAAaattgaaatattcaaactgagGTGACATGTTCAACATTTACAGTTTGCCAGCACTCTTAAAATTCACTATCAGCTCCACCTCTAGCAGTAAATTAAGCTAATACATCAAAACAGAGGACAATCGTGAGCGACGCTGTGCTGCCGGGATGGTCATGACACCAAAGCATCTGGGAAGCAGCCTGTGGAAGGATTTTTGGGTTCGGCACCACGGACGGCAAAACGACCAAAAGTTATTGGCAGCACGTCTCAGAATTGTCGCCGTTGCTTGCTAACTGCAGATTCCCTGCCTGGGCTCTAGCGCGCTCACGCGGGGCTTACAAATACGTCGTTTGATCTGATAAGCGAGGTGTTTGCGAAAAAGGTCCCCGCTCTCATATCAGTTCCCTCCGATGCTACTCACCGATGACCAGGATGTTGTTGAGCTGCTCCACACCGTCAATCTTAGACAGAAGCTGGTTGACCACAGTGTCATGCACGCCCGTGCTGCTGGCACCCGTGCCTCTCTGCTTGCAGATGGCATCCAGCTCATCAAAGATGATGATATGGAGGCCGCTGTTGGCTCCCAGCTGGAGACAGGTCGAggtttaaaatgattaattcagttttgttttttaaaaattcaagatATAGAAAACTACACTGAGCTTCCTCACtctcttctgctcctcctctgcctcGGCGAACAGTTTGCGGATGTTGGCCTCAGACTCTCCCACGTACTTGTTGAGGATCTCTGGGCCATTGACGACCTTCGGCTCACGGGCGTTGAGCATCTTGCCAATCTGCCTGGCCATCAGTGTTTTACCACAGCCTGGAGGGCCAAACAGCAAGATGCCCTTCACGTGCTTACACCCTGGGACGAAGACAgccaggagggaggagagagagaggaagaaggaaaaaatggaaggTAGAAGAAGTGAGATGGGAAATGAAGAGCGCAAGAACAATTAGAAAGGAGGGATGCGAGAAATAAAGGAAGAAGTCAGAGGACAAAGCAGGGACggggcaggagaggagaggaaaaggcaTTGGGAAGAGAGAAGATGATTGCATGTTATGCTATAAAATAGTTTTATGTGCTCAGAGCCAGAGGGAGAAGACACtagattaataaaatgaatcataaaaccagtggaaaaaaaccatatgttattgtctgtgtgtgtgtgtgtgtgtgtgtgtgtgtgtgtgtgtgtgtggttaaaaaaaaaagctgctgttaCTGTGACCAATCCTGTTTCCTCCATCacattactgtatattacatttCGCTACTGCAGGGAATATACAGCACACAAAATTACTTGCAAGGTTAAGAAATCCAAACAATGTCTGATCCATAAAGCAAAAGACAGTTTTACTACGACGcagctgaaacattttacaTCAAAGTACCTGCATTGAATTTATGTCTCAAGACGACAGAGAAATATTCAATctcataaatacatttaaaatagaGATATGATGACAAATTGTCTCATAATCATCATTCATAAAAGGATGGTGGACAGAGTAAGACTTaggaccaaaaaaacaaaaaaacctacgCAATCTGGCCTGGTAAAAATATGGAGAGTGAGGATAAACGGGGTTTCTCACCCATCTGCTCCACAATGTCTGGAGGGAAGACTCGGGAAGCAAAGGCTCTGCGGAAAATGTCAGAGAATTCCTTGTCCAGACCTCCAATGCCCATCTTCTCGAAGTTCCAGTCTGGGTTGATGATTGTCTGTCGTGCCTCCTTGGTCTTTGCCTTACCTGTTAAAATCAAGAAGGGAACAACTTAACCTGCCAATCtcagaaatgtatttcaaaGCCAGTGACGACATGAGGGTAGAGTAAGACATCTGTGAGAAGTTCTGCAAGTGAACCATGTTTTTaggatgtttgtgtgtccagGGTTGGATTGAGATATCTGGGATTGTCATAGAAGGACAGCTGGAAGGGAAAGTCTGCTGCGAGTCCAGAATGAATTGAAAAGCCTTTCCGGGCTTCCCAGACACAGGTGTGAGCTCTTCCGAGGTGATTTGAGAAACATGACGTTTTTGGGAGAGAAAACTGTGATGTCCTCTTACTGCCATCTTGTGGAGCAAATAGataaggggattttttttaacacgaTGGCTCCGTGGCTCTCATGCTGTCCGTTCAGCACCCTGAGTTGGACGGTTGTGCAACATGGATCTCAGCTTTTAAAACCGTCTACTTTACCCCCGTATTAGATTTACAAAATAAAGCTAAAGGAAACTGTCCTGCTCTTAGCCTGTCCAAATCTCAGATTCTGAGGTCAATCAAGTTTTATCAGCAACTTGGAGGAAGAAACATACCAACTAGTGTGAGGGAAGAATTCTCTGCCTTCTCAAAAACCACCTGGCTGTTGCCCACCATCAGCCCGATGTCGATCTGTCAGAGAAAACAGCGTTACAGTCAGTCTGCACTCCATTCAGAAAACTGGCACTTTTACACTTAGACTTTATCCATTAGCTTCCTTCATTTAGCTCAAGCTGGCAATAATCACATCAAACACAACGTGATATTAATGGTAAAATGGAAGATACGCCGTGACCCAGAGCTCACTGGTCAATGGAACCCTTAAAATCCAAGGCCAGCTTTTCCTTCCAGTTTCTGATGATGGAGGAATATCCCACTTGATTCTCCCGATTAAAGCATTAGCTGGACGAGGACTCTCATTTGGAACATTAATGTATAGTGGCCCCTAAggccaaaatacacacaagagCAAAAGCACAAATCCTGAGAcggaaaaacagcaacaacaacatacaGAAGAGTAACAAGACTTACACTGGGAGAAATGGGGTCCAAGTccaaaaatgcagcaaaacaacATGTAGGTGAGACAGTGGCAGCATTTCTAGCCTTAAAGAGATTCCTCATGATGCAGTCCTgtcacttgtgtgtttgttttaccatTTCTGGATTTCACTTCACACTTTTCTTAATGTTTGCATCTTCacttttgtatgtgtttttgctgaATTTCTGGATTTGGAGGGTATTTCTCTCAGTGCTTTCGCTTTCactcatgtttgtgtatttgatgCATTTCCTAATGTCTGTGATTTGACCTGTGTTGGTGCTTTAATATCTAATATGTCATGGTTTTTTAATGTTGGCATCTTCacttttgtatgtgtttttactgAATTTCTGCATTGGGAACACATTTCTCTCAACAGGCTTTCTTTCGCTCATggatgtgttttgttattttcaacGCCGCTGAATCGGGGGCAAATTTCTCTCGATGTCTGTAtacttttgtgtgtgctttatgGGGTCAGGGTTAGGGCTAACGCTGTGACACCCGACCGCACAGGGCCTGCACCTTTTCTCGGAAGCTATTAAATTTCAAGCGGACTCTCTATCAGGTATAAATTAGAGTTTAATTATGGAGGGGTAATGTGTTTGTCTGGGACAATCAATCAAATCCCACAGGTACCAGAATTGAATCATAGTGGGAATCCCATCGATTACTGACAGCAGGCACATTCAGTAACAGCCTGAGCCGAGCTCCATGTTGTGGCATTTAGAGAGATAGAGCTAAACTCAAACCCAAATTTGACAGAGGCTTGCGAGCGGTGACGGGTTTGTCTTTACTGTTTCTGATGTCAAATCCCAGTGCAGAGGTCATGTACCTTCTGCTGTTTCTTTCCAGAGGCCGGCTCTCCTTTGAGGATGCTGGCATCCATAGCCTCGATGTCCTTCACCACCAAGCCAAACAGCTTGTCGCAGAAACTGAACACgagctgagagacagagaagcgAGAGGAAGATCAAAAATCCTACAGAGCAACGAACATAGTAAAATCTATGTGTGCCTTCGTGTCTTTCTATTGGTATTTGGCGTTATGAGGCATGTGCATATAAACCTGCTGGGTGACAGAGAAGGCCTGGTTGTTGAACTGCTGGATGAATTCGGCGGCCATCTTGTCTGAGTCATAGGGAGAGGAGTCGGTACTCTTCTTTTGCAGGAAGTCAATTTCGATCGTCATGGTGCCGATGCACTGCTTGGACTTGTCAAAGTTGTAGTTGGACACTGAGGGGACAGGCGGGGACAAATTTATCTCTTACGATAACCTGAATTCTTCAGAGGCTCAGGCTTTATTGTGTAGCAGCTGAACAAAACATGTAAGAACGTAAATGCAACATCTAAGACCAGACTGGCACAGATTAGGTTGTAATTGAGCACGACAGCATTCAGTCTTTCAGCGGTTACAGccaatttcaaataaaaatgaagtgaTAACACACGGATTGGATTGTGGGAAACAATAATCTTCAGCATTCAACCAGCCATGTAAAGCCTCTGACAAGCTGAAGTGGCACTACAGTATAGGGCATTGTTATCAGCAAAACTCAGCATGGAAGAGTTTGAAgggtggtttgtttttttttagccttttcgaaaaacaagtgaaaatagtaagaaactgataaaacagtgttttttatttgcttaagCTACATTCATTAGCATGTCTGGTTAATGAGCTTTGTACCTACGCTAGTTAAGTAGTGCGTAATTTCCAGACAGCATGTAACTAACTACCGTAGCTTGCGGAATTACGGATTACgttcacaaacaaacaaacagctaatGACTAGCACGTCTACCGTGGAGGGTTTTCTCAGCTGTGCAGGAAGCTAAGAAGCGAAAGTGTTACGTTAGGATGAAACTGAAGCCTGAGCTCACATTTTCCTTATCACAGGTACTAAGATTAACTGGCTCAACGTGgcatcaagtgcatatttacgACCAGTTTACAGGGTAACATTAAAAAGAGAGAACGGTGGGGTGTTTTCACCCAGCTCATGGAGCTAACGGTGCATTCACGTGGAATAATCGGAAAAATGAGTTTCAGACTGGGAAAATTCCCGTGAACGTCCCTTCAAGTCTGAAGAACTCTGAAAATCTGTCAAAGTCTTGGTACAGGACTTGTCGAGTTGTGGAGGTCACACACGCAGAAACATGGCCgacaaaagtaaatgtaagaaaCTTTTGATTAATGGTGCAAATTCACGTGTTGCATATCAGGTTTTTTCCCATAACATTTCATTAGTAATATGGCATGAGGTCGTAACCGTGATCTAGATCACTTCGAAAAGTTACCCTGATGACAAGTCAGGTGAAGTAATATTTTAGTGGTTTCAGGGAATGTACTGGTGCAGCAACAACTCAGCCAGCAAAACCAATGGTTgccacacagaaaagaaaagctgcttTACCGACATCTGactcaaacaaaaaatgactgaagcGTTTCTAGTGGTAACCCTCCAGctgttatcactgtaaactgcatatgtgttGAGCGAAAACGGAAAGCTTGACGGGTGTATCTACAGCAGCTCAGGGGGCAGGGCTTAATGAACGGTCAGTCACAGCAAGAGAGCTATGAGCTTCTGGTTGTATAGTCGACCATCAGATGCAGCCGTCGCACAGAGGATATTATACCTTCCACCTCCTGGCCAATGGAGAGACCGGCCCATTTCCTCTACGAGAGAGATGAGGGAAAGAAATATTAGGAAAGGACTGAGCATCGAGCCAGCAACTGGTaattaacagtgtgtgtgtgtgtgtccgtgtttgAGTGCTTGTGTAAGCGTACCTGCGGCAGGCTGAAGGCGATAGTTCCAGGTGCCACAGTGTGGTGGGTCTTGACTGTAAACACAAACTTGTGGGTGGGTGTTGTCTTCACAGTCACGTGTCTGCAGAGACAAGAGACAGTTGGACCATGATTAGCTAATACATGtgttatcatttctttttctttttttttcttgctcgCACACGACAGTCATCGATGTAATGACTATATTCAATGTAACGCTGCTAAGTCATCTTAAAAGCTATTTCTTCTATTTGACCTTTTCATGTCTGATATGTCCTTTTCGGATCTATTTAGAGCTTTAACCTCAACTTTTGCTTTCATCTAAATTTTTTTgctctgctttctttctttctttgtaccTTTCTCTTACATGTTATTGGTTTACCTACCCAGAGTTAATGTGTAGggattaaaaatgcattaatttatataatttatatatacatatatatatatataggggGACAGCAAAACAAGCATCGAtatattattactttaaaatgtcacattattttACACCGTTGCAGTGGTTGAATATTCACTAAAACCTTCATGTCGTCTACTATAGAAGCTTCCTCCAGTCAGCGGACTGCCAGAGAAGCGCAAACTGCTGCATATTCTTGCTACTGCTGACCAATGCCTAACTGTGAGGAACATACACTGTAAACTATTGGCAGCACTGCCAGACCAACACCACTGCTCGGTGGCGCTGAATGATAAAGACAAGGCGGCTGTTGCCATGGCAGTAAAGTGTAGGATAAACTGCAGATGGCGCATTTATTTTGAGACCTGTCAGGTGGATTCTACATTAAAACAGGTTTAATGTACCTGAACTTGAACTTGTCTCGGATAATTCATAGTTTTTCTAATTCTTAAAATGACAGCAGGTTATGTTGGTGGGAGACTCAGAATTTGCACAGTCATGAGTCTCTGGCTGCAGTTGACACCACATTTGatcttattttttcaatttgtttttatttctttattgtttcacgctgatgtaaaaaaaatgttcttaataGTCCTATTACATTTGCTGCTACTGCAGAGTCATTTCCTTAGAAAACCTAATGTTGTTTGCCAGCAGCTCAATCCCAGCATTTTTCATTAGCAACATTTCTTTcctcagcacacacagagacaaatgcAGCAGGAACACAATGACATCTGACGTGTCTGAATGCTTCGCATGCTGCAGAGTGCCAAACAGACCTGACGGGCTTCTATTTCACAGGGCCTAAACTGTCTGACAGGGAGAAAATACGCCGCTAAGACACTAAGAAAACAAGGGCATGTGTCACTAACTGCTTGAATCACTGAGGTTAACAATTATTATCAAAGCTTCACAAAAGTATTTTACATGTTAGTCAAACCAAATGGTAGTGACAACTGTTAAAACCTTCAGTACAGGGTGATAACAAATAGTCAAACttgtgctgcatttttttctttttttatggcTAAATGTGCTGAGTCAAAAGTGGGAAGTACATAATTACCGACGTCCATGCACTTGATCTAACAAGGTGGGATACGTTTCTCTTTGACCCATATGGATACTAACCCCTGTATAATCCCAAAACACTGATTTCCATTATTATCCTTACGATTTGCACGTGGACTTCATTGGCCGTTCCTGTGCTGTATTTAAATTACCTACACATGCACGAGGGTTGCGACATCAGCTCTGGCAGTTTACTGATCGGGAATCAGATCAGAAGACGCTCATGATGGTCGTCTTTAAAGGCAATAACAACCagagtattttgttttttagtttcgAGGACTTGTTGGACTTTAAGTGTCacttttatgtcattttttttctcgtaTTGGAGGATGAAATCAAGACCTTCTACttacacaaaaaaacttaataTGAGACTTGGTGAGTCAGgctgaaaaagatttttttttacatcaagttCCTGCAactttaattatcattattacattGTAAAGCAAAAATAACCATGATAATCACTGCAGCCTCATATCAGATTATTTACTGTGACCTTCTGGATGAAGGATGGGTGATAAGGTGGGTGGATATATGGGGGTTTCAATAGATGAGAAAATGATTGGAGAGATGCCCGGGTGTCTGCCTGTATTGACATACCCAACGATGAGTAGGTGATAATGACTACTCACTGTCCCGACTGCAGATCCTTCTCGCTCACCACGGCGCAATTAGTCAGCGACAGCTCATCCGTCGGGCATCGCGCCGC from Xiphias gladius isolate SHS-SW01 ecotype Sanya breed wild chromosome 3, ASM1685928v1, whole genome shotgun sequence encodes:
- the LOC120786476 gene encoding vesicle-fusing ATPase isoform X2 yields the protein MAARTMQAARCPTDELSLTNCAVVSEKDLQSGQHVTVKTTPTHKFVFTVKTHHTVAPGTIAFSLPQRKWAGLSIGQEVEVSNYNFDKSKQCIGTMTIEIDFLQKKSTDSSPYDSDKMAAEFIQQFNNQAFSVTQQLVFSFCDKLFGLVVKDIEAMDASILKGEPASGKKQQKIDIGLMVGNSQVVFEKAENSSLTLVGKAKTKEARQTIINPDWNFEKMGIGGLDKEFSDIFRRAFASRVFPPDIVEQMGCKHVKGILLFGPPGCGKTLMARQIGKMLNAREPKVVNGPEILNKYVGESEANIRKLFAEAEEEQKRLGANSGLHIIIFDELDAICKQRGTGASSTGVHDTVVNQLLSKIDGVEQLNNILVIGMTNRPDLIDDALMRPGRFEVKMEISLPDEKGRVQILTIHTNKMRNFNLLAPDVDIKELAADTKNYSGAELEGLVRAAQSTAMNRHIKATSTVEVDMERAEKLQVTRADFMGSLNNDIKPAFGTNQEDYSSYIMNGIIKWGDPVTHVLDDGELLVQQTKNSDRTPLVAVLVEGPPHSGKTALAAKIAEDSQFPFIKICSPDKMIGHSEISKCQAIKKVFDDAYKSQLSCVVVDDIERLLDYVPIGPRFSNLVLQALLVLLKKAPPKGRKLLIIGTTSRKDVLQEMEMLDAFSTTIHIPNISTGEQLVDALELLGSFTDKERASIAQQLKGKRVWIGIKKLLVLIEMSLQMDSNYRVTKFLSLLRDEGADRSFYE
- the LOC120786476 gene encoding vesicle-fusing ATPase isoform X1, which gives rise to MAARTMQAARCPTDELSLTNCAVVSEKDLQSGQHVTVKTTPTHKFVFTVKTHHTVAPGTIAFSLPQRKWAGLSIGQEVEVSNYNFDKSKQCIGTMTIEIDFLQKKSTDSSPYDSDKMAAEFIQQFNNQAFSVTQQLVFSFCDKLFGLVVKDIEAMDASILKGEPASGKKQQKIDIGLMVGNSQVVFEKAENSSLTLVGKAKTKEARQTIINPDWNFEKMGIGGLDKEFSDIFRRAFASRVFPPDIVEQMGCKHVKGILLFGPPGCGKTLMARQIGKMLNAREPKVVNGPEILNKYVGESEANIRKLFAEAEEEQKRLGANSGLHIIIFDELDAICKQRGTGASSTGVHDTVVNQLLSKIDGVEQLNNILVIGMTNRPDLIDDALMRPGRFEVKMEISLPDEKGRVQILTIHTNKMRNFNLLAPDVDIKELAADTKNYSGAELEGLVRAAQSTAMNRHIKATSTVEVDMERAEKLQVTRADFMGSLNNDIKPAFGTNQEDYSSYIMNGIIKWGDPVTHVLDDGELLVQQTKNSDRTPLVAVLVEGPPHSGKTALAAKIAEDSQFPFIKICSPDKMIGHSEISKCQAIKKVFDDAYKSQLSCVVVDDIERLLDYVPIGPRFSNLVLQALLVLLKKAPPKGRKLLIIGTTSRKDVLQEMEMLDAFSTTIHIPNISTGEQLVDALELLGSFTDKERASIAQQLKGKRVWIGIKKLLVLIEMSLQMDSNYRVTKFLSLLRDEGALNEGDQIRI